ACCGCCGCAGTTTTATCCCTCCACAACATACAATGCTAGGCATTAGTAGGACCAATTACAACCAAATTTTTAATGAAATTGAAGTAGGGCAACGCTATAGTTATAAAAATCTATTGAGCTTTAATACCAATTATTTTGTGATTTTTGCCAATCGTTACTATGCTGGAGGCTATAGCCCACAGCCTATTAACGCTAGGAGTCAAGGGGTGGAATTGGAATTGTATTACGCGCCAATTAGAGGTTTGCAATTTCATGTGGCTTACACTTACATTGATGCGCGCATCACTTCTAACGCTGATGATATTGCTTATTATTTTACAGGCATTGTCAATAAACCATTTGACATTAAAGGGAAGCGTTTGCCTTATGTGAGTCCTAACCAATTCATATTTGACATGATGTATACTTACAAGCACACGACTTTTGGTATCAGTAGCTATTTTTATAGTCGTGCCTATAGTTCCATGCTCAATCAAGCCAAAAGCCAAACCGTGTGCCTGCCCTTAAACCCAGAATACACAGGGGGGCTAGAGTATGGTTGTAATTCAGTGGGGTTATTGCCCTTGTATTTTGTGTTGAATGTTCAAGTAAGCTCAGTTTTATGGCAAAGCGGTAGGCATAAAATCACAGGAAGTTTGCAAATCAACAACCTTTTCAACATGAAGTATTATTTTAGGGGGATTGGCACAAGCCCTACAGGAAGAGAGCCCGCACCAGGGAGATCCATTACAGCGTATTTGAATTATGAGTTTTAAACGGGTTTTTAAGCTATTATTTTATAGCTTGAATGCTTGTTAATATTAAACCGTTTTAAAACTCGCTACTAAATTTTCGGTCAATAAATTAAACCCATCCACCAGAATAAACACTAAAATTTTAAAAGGCAGAGAAATCATTACAGGCGGGAGCATCATCATGCCCATCGCCATTAAAATAGAGCTGATAACCATATCAATCACCAAAAAAGGCAAGTAGAGTAAAAAGCCGATTTGAAACGCTGTTTTCAACTCGCTTATCATAAATGCCGGGATTAAAACGCTCAAACTCACATCATCAGGGGTTTTAGGGTTAGGCAGGTTTCTAATCCTAAAAAAAAGGGCTAGATCCTTTTCTCGTGTGTTTTTAAGCATGAATTCCTTGAAAGGCAGAGCGCTTTTTTCAAACGCTTCGGTGTAAGAAATTTTTTTATCCATATAAGGCTTAATCCCTGTATCATAAGCCTTTTTCAAGCTAGGTTCCATGATGAAAAAAGTCAATATCAAAGAGAGCGAGACTAAAATTTGAGTGGGTGGGGTTTGTTGCGTGCCTAAAGCGGTCCTTAAAAAAGAAAACACCACGATCAAACGGGTGAAACTTGTCATCACTAAAATCAATGACGGGGCTAAAACTAAAAGCGTGAGCAGGGCGATAACATTAAGAGTGGTTACAAGCTGCTTAGGATCATTAGGAGCGTTTAAAGAGAGATTGACGCTGGGTAGCGTGCTATCAGCACTCATTAAAGGGCATATTAAAGGGCAAATGAGAATTAAAAAAATAAAAAAACGCAAAATTCTAGCC
This region of Helicobacter pylori genomic DNA includes:
- the fliP gene encoding flagellar type III secretion system pore protein FliP (The bacterial flagellar biogenesis protein FliP forms a type III secretion system (T3SS)-type pore required for flagellar assembly.), translating into MRFFIFLILICPLICPLMSADSTLPSVNLSLNAPNDPKQLVTTLNVIALLTLLVLAPSLILVMTSFTRLIVVFSFLRTALGTQQTPPTQILVSLSLILTFFIMEPSLKKAYDTGIKPYMDKKISYTEAFEKSALPFKEFMLKNTREKDLALFFRIRNLPNPKTPDDVSLSVLIPAFMISELKTAFQIGFLLYLPFLVIDMVISSILMAMGMMMLPPVMISLPFKILVFILVDGFNLLTENLVASFKTV